The Megasphaera elsdenii DSM 20460 genome includes the window GTTTCGGGTCTACTCCAACTAACTATACGCCCTGTTCAGACTCGCTTTCGCTTCGGCTCCACGTTTTCCGCTTAACCTCGCTAGCTGAAGTAACTCGCCGGTTCATTCTTCAATAGGCACGCCGTCGCACCTATAAAGTGCTTCGACTGCTTGTAGACATACGGTTTCAGGTTCTCTTTCATTCCCCTCCCGGGGTTCTTTTCACCTTTCCCTCACGGTACTATGCGCTATCGGTCCATATCAGTGTTTCGCCTTGGAGGGTGGTCCCCCCAGCTTCCCACAGGGTTTCTCGTGTCCCGTGGTACTCTGGATCCTGCTCCATGCATTTGCTTATGCCTACGAGGCTCTCACTCTCTCTGGCTGAGCTTCCCAGCTCATTCTGCTTCACTCATGCATTTGATAGCAGTCCACAACCCCGGATTGGTTTCCCATCCCGGTTTGGGCTCTGCCCCGTTCGCTCGCCGCTACTAGGGGTATCTCTGTTGATTCCTTTTCCTCCGGCTACTTAGATGTTTCAGTTCACCGGGTGCCCTTCCTCATAGAGGATGACAGCACTACTGCTGCCGGGTTTCCCCATTCGGAAATCTGCGGGTCAAAGGTTACTTGCACCTCACCGCAGCTTATCGCAGCTTATCGCGTCCTTCTTCGGCTGATATGGCCAAGGCATCCGCCGTACGCCCTTACTTACTTGACTAATTTCTATAAACAAGAATTCAAGGTTCGTTAAGATCTCTTTTTTAAAAAGAGGTATTTCTAACATTTTTATGCAGTTGTCAAGGTACGATTGAGAGGATGGCCTCTCAAAACTGAACAATGAATGAATTGCCAAAGTGCCGACTTCTTAGGTTTTCCCTAGAAAGGAGGTGATCCAGCCGCACCTTCCGATACGGCTACCTTGTTACGACTTCACCCCAATCATCGCCCCCACCTTCGACGGCTGGCTCCAAAAGGTTACCTCACCGGCTTCGGGTGTGAATGACTTTCGTGGTGTGACGGGCGGTGTGTACAAGGCCCGGGAACGTATTCACCGCAGTATGCTGACCTGCGATTACTAGCGATTCCTGCTTCATGCAGGCGAGTTGCAGCCTGCAATCCGAACTGGGACTCTGTTTTTGGGGTTTGCTCCGGATCGCTCCTTCGCTTCCCTCTATTAAGAGCCATTGTAGTACGTGTGTAGCCCAAGCCATAAGGGGCATGATGACTTGACGTCATCCCCGCCTTCCTCCGCATTGTCTGCGGCAGTCTCTCCTGAGTCCCCGGCCGAACCGCTGGTAACAGAAGATAGGGGTTGCGCTCGTTGCGGGACTTAACCCAACATCTCACGACACGAGCTGACGACAGCCGTGCACCACCTGTTTTCTTGTCCTCCGAAGAGGAACAGGGTATCTCTACCCTTAGCAATCAATGTCAAGGCTTGGTAAGGTTCTTCGCGTTGCGTCGAATTAAACCACATACTCCACCGCTTGTGCGGGCCCCCGTCAATTCCTTTGAGTTTCAGCCTTGCGGCCGTACTCCCCAGGCGGGATACTTATTGCGTTAACTCCGGCACAGAAGGGGTCGATACCTCCTACACCTAGTATCCATCGTTTACGGCCAGGACTACCGGGGTATCTAATCCCGTTTGCTCCCCTGGCTTTCGCGCCTCAGCGTCAGTTGTCGTCCAGAAAGCCGCTTTCGCCACTGGTGTTCCTCCTAATATCTACGCATTTCACCGCTACACTAGGAATTCCGCTTTCCTCTCCGATACTCTAGCATCGCAGTTTCGGTCCCCTCACGGGGTTAAGCCCCGCACTTTTAAGACCGACTTACGACGCCGCCTGCGCGCCCTTTACGCCCAATAATTCCGGACAACGCTTGCCACCTACGTATTACCGCGGCTGCTGGCACGTAGTTAGCCGTGGCTTTCTCTTACAGTACCGTCACTTACGACGGGTATTGACCGTCGTACCATTCGTCCCGTATAACAGAACTTTACAACCCGAAGGCCGTCATCGTTCACGCGGCGTTGCTCCGTCAGACTTTCGTCCATTGCGGAAGATTCCCCACTGCTGCCTCCCGTAGGAGTCTGGGCCGTGTCTCAGTCCCAATGTGGCCGTTCATCCTCTCAGACCGGCTACTGATCGTCGCCTTGGTGGGCCGTTACCCCTCCAACTAGCTAATCAGACGCAAGCCCCTCCTTCAGCGAAAGCTCCGAAGAGCCTCCCTTTCTTCCCTCTGCCATGCGACAAAAAGAACGTATTCGGTATTAGCAGCCGTTTCCAGCTGTTGTCCCCATCTGAAGGGCAGGTTGCTTACGCGTTACTCACCCGTTTGCCACTCGAATCGATAAGAAGCAAGCTTCTCATCTCTTCTCGTTCGACTTGCATGTGTTAAGCACGCCGCCAGCGTTCGTCCTGAGCCAGGATCAAACTCTCCATGATATATGGAAGAGCTGTTTGGCTCTTGTTTATTGATTGGTATTACTCATTGTTTGACGTTCTATTGAAATAGAACCTCGCACTCTGGCGTTCATTCAGTTCATTGTTCAGTTTTCAAAGGTCATCGTTGTCATCACCGGACGGTGACGACTTGTTTATTTTAACAAACTCGGAAGAGCTTGTCAAGGATTAATTTGAACTTTTTTCAAAACTCAAATCACCCCGGTCTGCATAAAACAGACCTTTGCAGGATAAAGTTCCTGCGGCGTCAGGGCCTTGCCCCGACAGCTCATTTAGTATACTACTGTGTAAAGAATATGTCAAGGATTTTTTTCAAATCCTTGACGCCGGCCGCGAATCATCGCCTGCGGCGATGTGTTCGTCGTTCATCGTTCGTCGTCAATCCGTAACATCGCCTGGCCGCGATTCCGTAGGGGCCGTCCTGTAAAGGCGGCCCGCTACGCGCTGAGGGCTCCCCGAAGCGTCGTTGTCAGTTTGAGTCTGCCGCGGCGGTACGCCGCATCTGAATCCGAGGAAAAAGCCGTGGTTCGTAGTTCGTGGCTCGTAGCTCGTAAAAGCTCACCATCATTCCGAATAGGCCATGATCAAATATCACAGCGGGCCGCCCTAGCCGGGTCAGCCCCTACGCTGGCCCCGGTCGGGGCTTTTTTTACGAGCCGAGGGTTACTCGAGGCGATGTTGTCAGTTTGAGATGCCACTGTGCAACGGTATCCGTAGGGGGCGTCCTGTGAAGGCGGCCCGCTACGCGCTGAGGGCATCCCGAAGCGTCGTTGTCAGTTTAAGGCTGTCGCGGCAGAACGCCGCATCTGAATCCGAGGAAAAAGCCGTGGTTCGTGGCTCGTGGCTCGTAAAAGCTCACCATCATTCCGAATAGGCCATGACCAAATATCACAGCGGGCCGCCCTAGCCGGGTCGGCCCCTACGCTGGCCCCGATCGGGGCTTTTTTTACGAGCCGAGGGTTACTCGAGGCGATGTTGTCAGTTTGAGATGCCGCTGTGCAACGGTATCCGTAGGAGCCGACCTGTGAAGGCGGCCCGCTACGCGCTGAGGGCATCCCGAAGCGTCGTTGTCAGTTTGAGTCTGCCGCGGCGGTACGCCGCATCTGAATCCGAGGAAAAAGCCGTGGTTCGTAGTTCGTGGCTCGTAGCTCGTAAAAGCTCACCATCATTCCGAATAGGCCATGATCAAATATCACAGCGGGCCGCCCTAGCCGGGTCAGCCCCTACGCTGGCCCCGGTCGGGGCTTTTTTTACGAGCCGAGGGTTACTCGAGGCGATGTTGTCAGTTTGAGATGCCACTGTGCAACGGTATCCGTAGGGGGCGTCCTGTGAAGGCGGCCCGCCACGCGCCGAGGGCATCCCGAAGCGTCGTTGTCAGTTTGAGTCTGTCGCGGCGGAACGCCGCATCTGAGTCCGAGGCGGACTGCGGCCGGCAAACTGCGACTGGCACAAAAAAAGAGGCCCGCAGGCCTCTTTTTTTATTTAAACAATTTCGTCTGTTCTTTTTCGTCTTCATCGTTGCCTTCGATAGCAATGGTATCGAGTGCCGCTACTTTATCGTCGCCTTCCAGTTTCTGAATCTTGACGCCTGATGTATTGCGGCCTTTCTTGATGCCGATGCTTTCGATGTCCGTGCGGATGACGATACCATTCGATGTGATGAGCATCAGTTCCTGTCCTTCATGGACAACTTCGACGCCAACGATGTCGCCAGTCTTCGGCGTAATCTTGAAGTTCTTGATGCCTTTACCGCCGCGGAGCTGGACTTTATAGGCATCGATATTGTTGCGCTTGCCGAAGCCTTCTTCACTGACGGTCAGGACCTGGCAGTCCGGTTCAAGGACGTCAGCACCGATGACCATATCGCCTTCGGCCAGGGTAATGCCGCGGACGCCGCGGGTATTCCGGCCCATGGGACGGACGTCATTTTCATTGAAGCAGATAGCCATGCCCAATTTAGTCGCCAAGATAATCGTCTGGTCGCCGTTGGTCAGGCGTACCTTGGCCAAGTGGTCCCCTTCCATGAGGGAAATGGCGATGAGGCCATTGCGGCGGACGTTCTTAAATTCCTGGAGGAGCGTCTTCTTGACCAGGCCTTTTTCTGTAACCATGAACAGGTTCATCGACGGGTCGACCTGATCGAGGTCGATGAGGGCGTTGACTTTTTCACCATTGGACAAGGGCAGGATGTTGATGGCGGCAATACCCTTGGAATTACGGCTGTTGGCTTCCGGGATTTCATAGGCCTTCAAGCGATAGACGCGCCCGAAGTTGGTGAAGAACAGGACCGTATTCCATGCCGATGTATAGAGCAGATGGTTTACAGCATCTTCATCTTTCGTACCCATGCCCTTGATGCCGCGGCCGCCTTTGTTCTGTGTATGGTATACATTGGCGTTGATGCGCTTCATGTAACCCCGACGGGTCAGCGTGAGGACCATGCGTTCATTGGGGATCATATCTTCGATGGAGAAATCCGACGAATCGGCTACGATCTGTGTACGCCGTTCATCACCGAATTTCTTCTTGGCATCGAGGAGTTCCGTCTTTACGATTTCCATGACTTTGTGTTCATCAGCCAGGACGCTGCGCAAGTAGGCAATGCGTTTTTCCAGTTCCGCATATTCTTCTTCGATCTTTTCGCGTTCTAAGCCGGTCAGACGGCGCAGACGCATGTCGAGGATAGCCAGGGCCTGTTTTTCGCTGAGATTGAACTTGCTCATCAAAGACTGTTTTGCCGCATCGTCCGTAGCCGATTCGCGGATCGTCTTGATGACTTCGTCGATGTGGTCCAGGGCAATGAGCAGGCCTTCCAAGATATGAGCCCGTGCCAGGGCTTTATCGAGCTCGAACTTGCTACGGCGGGTGATGACGTCTTTCTGATGATCAAGATAGTAGTTCAGAATCTGTTTGAGCGTCAAGACGCGCGGATGGCCGTCGACGAGGGCCAGCATGATGACGCCGAACGTTTCCTGGAGCTGCGTGTGCTTGTACAGCTTGTTCAGGACGATATCCGGGTTGACATCGGCCCGCAGTTCGACGACGATGCGCATGCCCTTGCGGTCCGATTCATCGCGCAGGGCCGTAATGCCGTCGATTTCCTTATTGCGGGACAAGTCGGCAATGGACTCGATGACGCGCGCTTTATTGACCTGATACGGGATTTCCGTCACGACAATGCGGTGTTTCCCCTTGTTCATCGGTTCGATAGTCGCACAGGACCGCATCTTGATGCTGCCCCGGCCGGTCGAATAGGCTTTGATGATGCCGTCGCGGCCCATGATCTTAGCGCCCGTCGGGAAATCAGGCCCTTTGATTTTAGTCATGATTTCTTCCAGGCTGGCTTCGGGGTTGTCGATGAGCAGGACGCAGCCGTCGATGACTTCGCCTAAATTATGAGGCGGAATGTTTGTGGCCATGCCGACAGCAATCCCAGCCGAACCGTTGACCAGGAGGTTCGGGATCTTCGACGGCAGGACCGTCGGTTCCTGCAGGGAGCCATCGTAGTTGGGCATGAAATCGACCGTTTCCTTGTCGATATCTTCCAGCATTTCGCCGGTAATCTTAGCCATACGGACTTCGGTATAACGCATGGCAGCGGCCGAGTCGCCGTCAACAGAACCGAAGTTGCCGTGGCCATCGACCAAGGGATAGCGCGTTGAGAAATCCTGAGCCAGGCGGACGGTCGCATCATAGACGGAGCTGTCACCATGGGGGTGATACTTACCTAAAACTTCGCCGACAATACGAGCCGATTTTTTATAGGGCTTGTTCGGCGTCATGCCTGCTTCGTGCATAGCATAGAGAATACGCCGGTGAACCGGCTTCAGCCCATCGCGTACATCTGGCAGGGCACGAGTGATGATGACACTCATGGCATAGTCGATGTACGACGTCTGCATTTCACTTTCCAGACAAACCGGCACAATTTTATCTACTTGTTGTTCGTCCACAAATTT containing:
- the gyrA gene encoding DNA gyrase subunit A encodes the protein MDEQQVDKIVPVCLESEMQTSYIDYAMSVIITRALPDVRDGLKPVHRRILYAMHEAGMTPNKPYKKSARIVGEVLGKYHPHGDSSVYDATVRLAQDFSTRYPLVDGHGNFGSVDGDSAAAMRYTEVRMAKITGEMLEDIDKETVDFMPNYDGSLQEPTVLPSKIPNLLVNGSAGIAVGMATNIPPHNLGEVIDGCVLLIDNPEASLEEIMTKIKGPDFPTGAKIMGRDGIIKAYSTGRGSIKMRSCATIEPMNKGKHRIVVTEIPYQVNKARVIESIADLSRNKEIDGITALRDESDRKGMRIVVELRADVNPDIVLNKLYKHTQLQETFGVIMLALVDGHPRVLTLKQILNYYLDHQKDVITRRSKFELDKALARAHILEGLLIALDHIDEVIKTIRESATDDAAKQSLMSKFNLSEKQALAILDMRLRRLTGLEREKIEEEYAELEKRIAYLRSVLADEHKVMEIVKTELLDAKKKFGDERRTQIVADSSDFSIEDMIPNERMVLTLTRRGYMKRINANVYHTQNKGGRGIKGMGTKDEDAVNHLLYTSAWNTVLFFTNFGRVYRLKAYEIPEANSRNSKGIAAINILPLSNGEKVNALIDLDQVDPSMNLFMVTEKGLVKKTLLQEFKNVRRNGLIAISLMEGDHLAKVRLTNGDQTIILATKLGMAICFNENDVRPMGRNTRGVRGITLAEGDMVIGADVLEPDCQVLTVSEEGFGKRNNIDAYKVQLRGGKGIKNFKITPKTGDIVGVEVVHEGQELMLITSNGIVIRTDIESIGIKKGRNTSGVKIQKLEGDDKVAALDTIAIEGNDEDEKEQTKLFK